A single window of Fodinicurvata sp. EGI_FJ10296 DNA harbors:
- a CDS encoding serine hydrolase has protein sequence MVKRRLVLTGMAGLAITACTPSVWGQDAWGQDAWGQDAWGQDAWGQDGGTDSPGTDAARPSRERIDAMLSRAPDLGPVHTIIAAHNGTIVAERHYAGPSPDAPANIKSLSKTLLSALVGIAIDRGVIAGPDQPIVDLLGDRVPSDADPAIRRVTVDHLLSMRAGLERTSGSNYGRWVTSSDWVRFALSRPFVAEPGTALQYSTGTWHILSEILTRQSGRTTHELARDWLGEPLGVTIPPWPRDPRGIYFGGNDMLISPRGLLRFGEMYRNGGVVDGRQVVSRDWIETSWRPRAVSPFSNHAYGFGWFMTELGGHIVYYGRGYGGQLLHVVPDLDLTVVITSDPTPPSAGGQYVRALHRLVESGLIEA, from the coding sequence ATGGTCAAGCGACGGCTGGTTCTGACGGGGATGGCGGGACTGGCGATCACGGCCTGCACTCCATCTGTGTGGGGGCAGGACGCGTGGGGGCAGGACGCGTGGGGGCAGGACGCGTGGGGGCAGGACGCGTGGGGGCAGGACGGGGGCACCGACAGCCCCGGCACCGATGCCGCCCGTCCGAGCCGCGAACGTATCGACGCCATGCTGTCACGCGCCCCCGATCTGGGGCCGGTCCACACCATCATCGCCGCCCACAACGGCACCATTGTCGCCGAACGGCATTATGCCGGGCCGAGTCCGGACGCGCCGGCCAATATCAAATCGCTGTCAAAGACGTTGCTTTCGGCGCTGGTCGGCATCGCCATCGATCGCGGCGTCATCGCCGGACCCGACCAGCCGATCGTCGACCTGCTGGGCGACCGCGTGCCGTCGGACGCCGATCCGGCCATCCGGCGGGTGACCGTCGATCATCTGCTGTCGATGCGCGCGGGGCTGGAGCGGACATCCGGCTCGAATTATGGCCGCTGGGTGACCAGCAGCGACTGGGTGCGCTTTGCGCTGTCGCGGCCGTTCGTGGCCGAGCCGGGGACGGCGCTGCAATATTCCACCGGGACCTGGCATATCCTGTCGGAAATTCTGACCCGGCAGTCGGGTCGCACCACGCATGAACTGGCGCGCGACTGGCTGGGCGAACCGCTGGGCGTCACCATACCGCCCTGGCCGCGCGACCCACGCGGGATCTATTTCGGCGGCAACGACATGCTAATTTCACCGCGCGGGCTGCTGCGCTTTGGCGAGATGTATAGAAACGGCGGCGTCGTGGATGGCCGGCAGGTGGTCAGCCGCGACTGGATCGAAACATCCTGGCGCCCGCGCGCGGTATCGCCGTTCTCCAACCATGCCTATGGTTTTGGCTGGTTCATGACCGAACTGGGCGGCCATATCGTCTATTATGGCCGCGGTTATGGCGGGCAGCTTCTTCACGTCGTGCCCGACCTGGACCTGACCGTCGTCATCACCTCCGACCCGACCCCGCCGTCGGCGGGCGGTCAGTATGTCCGCGCCCTTCACCGGCTGGTGGAATCCGGGTTGATCGAAGCCTGA
- the cbiB gene encoding adenosylcobinamide-phosphate synthase CbiB, whose product MLIADPLSILLVSIAALALDAWLGEPDWLWSRVRHPVVVIGQAVGWLEEQWNRAGDSPSRRRMMGVLTVALIVLGGGLLAAGLHRLLALIPFGLGIVGEIVVVAILLAGRSLHEHVAAVRRALDGGGLAAGRAAVALIVGRSPDTLDEAGVGRAAIESNAENYADGVIAPLFWFLVLGLPGIVGYKTVNTLDSMIGHRSPRYRDFGWAAARLDDVANWPPARLTALLFVAAAAIVPRTSPVQAIRACLRDAGRHTSVNAGWPEAAMAGALDLALAGPRTYGTEAVAGAWMNADGRRDAGARDIARSLRLTVVASLLVWTLLIVAGVLMF is encoded by the coding sequence ATGCTGATCGCCGATCCGCTGTCGATCCTGCTCGTCTCCATTGCGGCGCTGGCGCTCGACGCCTGGCTGGGCGAGCCGGATTGGCTGTGGTCGCGGGTCCGGCATCCGGTCGTCGTCATCGGCCAGGCCGTCGGCTGGCTGGAGGAGCAGTGGAACAGGGCCGGGGACTCGCCCTCGCGCCGCCGGATGATGGGCGTCCTGACCGTCGCGCTGATCGTTCTCGGCGGCGGGCTGCTGGCGGCCGGTCTGCACCGGCTGCTGGCGTTGATCCCCTTTGGCCTCGGCATCGTGGGCGAGATCGTTGTCGTGGCCATTCTGCTGGCCGGGCGCAGTCTGCACGAACATGTGGCGGCGGTGCGGCGCGCGCTGGATGGGGGAGGGCTGGCCGCCGGGCGGGCGGCAGTAGCACTGATCGTCGGCCGGTCGCCGGACACGCTGGACGAGGCCGGCGTCGGCCGGGCGGCCATCGAATCCAATGCCGAAAACTATGCAGACGGCGTCATTGCACCGCTGTTCTGGTTCCTGGTGCTGGGGCTGCCGGGCATTGTCGGGTACAAGACCGTCAACACGCTGGACAGCATGATCGGCCATCGCTCGCCCCGCTATCGCGACTTCGGCTGGGCGGCGGCGCGGCTGGACGACGTCGCGAACTGGCCGCCCGCGCGGCTGACGGCGCTGCTGTTCGTGGCAGCGGCGGCGATCGTGCCCCGGACCTCGCCGGTCCAGGCGATCCGGGCCTGCCTGCGCGACGCTGGCCGCCACACCTCGGTCAATGCCGGCTGGCCGGAAGCCGCCATGGCGGGCGCTCTCGATCTGGCGCTCGCCGGACCGCGAACCTATGGCACCGAAGCGGTCGCCGGGGCGTGGATGAACGCGGATGGCCGACGCGATGCCGGCGCGCGCGATATTGCGCGTTCGCTACGGCTGACGGTGGTCGCCAGCCTTCTCGTCTGGACCCTTCTGATCGTCGCCGGCGTCTTGATGTTCTGA
- the cobD gene encoding threonine-phosphate decarboxylase CobD → MARNTHNFADGGGAPAHGGNLAEAAALVADPSAPWVDLSTGINPFAYPVPEISERSWTALPQGDALGRLLAAARAAYGVAPAAGVVAAPGTQALIQILPSIVEPGRRVAIVIPTYAEHAAAWTDWGHEVVPVADPADADASEADVLVVVNPNNPDGRTWAGPDLVSATEAMRQRGGLLVIDEAFMDLTPDRSAAALADTPGVAILRSFGKFYGLAGVRLGFLLGNAALAAAVARRMGPWAVSGPALAVGETALDDRQWAVAARETVAGARRRLDRILEGAGIAVVGGTDLYRLVDVPSAADLHIRLARHGLWTRRFDDQPNWLRFGLCPDGEAEERLRRALGDGAM, encoded by the coding sequence TTGGCGCGGAACACACACAACTTTGCGGATGGCGGCGGCGCGCCCGCCCATGGCGGGAACCTGGCCGAGGCGGCGGCGCTGGTGGCCGATCCGTCGGCGCCGTGGGTCGATCTGTCGACCGGCATCAATCCCTTCGCCTATCCGGTGCCGGAGATTTCGGAGCGTTCCTGGACCGCGTTGCCGCAGGGCGATGCGTTGGGCCGGTTGCTGGCTGCGGCGCGCGCGGCCTATGGCGTTGCGCCCGCCGCCGGCGTTGTGGCCGCACCGGGGACCCAGGCGCTGATCCAGATCCTCCCGTCCATTGTCGAGCCCGGTCGGCGCGTCGCCATTGTGATTCCGACCTATGCCGAGCATGCGGCAGCTTGGACCGATTGGGGGCACGAGGTTGTGCCGGTCGCCGACCCGGCCGACGCAGACGCGTCGGAGGCGGATGTGCTGGTCGTGGTCAACCCCAACAACCCCGATGGCCGAACCTGGGCGGGTCCCGATCTCGTCTCCGCCACCGAGGCGATGCGCCAGCGGGGCGGTCTGCTGGTCATCGACGAGGCGTTCATGGATCTGACGCCAGACCGGTCAGCGGCGGCGCTGGCCGACACGCCGGGCGTTGCGATCCTGCGCTCGTTCGGCAAATTCTATGGTTTGGCCGGGGTCCGGCTCGGGTTCCTGCTGGGGAACGCGGCTCTGGCGGCAGCGGTCGCTCGGCGCATGGGGCCGTGGGCGGTTTCCGGCCCGGCGCTGGCCGTCGGCGAAACCGCGCTTGACGACCGTCAATGGGCGGTGGCGGCGCGCGAGACGGTGGCCGGGGCACGTCGGCGCCTCGACCGGATCTTAGAGGGCGCCGGTATCGCCGTGGTTGGCGGTACCGATCTCTATCGGCTTGTCGACGTGCCGTCGGCGGCGGATTTGCATATCCGTCTGGCCCGTCACGGCTTGTGGACGCGGCGGTTCGACGATCAGCCGAACTGGCTGCGCTTTGGGCTGTGTCCGGACGGCGAGGCCGAGGAGCGGCTGCGCCGGGCGCTCGGCGATGGGGCGATGTGA
- a CDS encoding TIGR01244 family sulfur transferase yields MNLKRISPKVSVSPQISADDMPLLEAEGFRAIICNRPDGEVADQPSFADIEAAAKAHGIEARYVPVQSGVVTDDDVSAFGEELRSLPRPLLAYCRTGTRSVTLWSFHEAKKRPISEILAATKAAGFDINGVARRIANGGKTPADTGDAKFDVVIVGAGAGGISVAASLQSRKPDLSIAVIDPADIHYYQPGWTMVGSGIFEAQQTAKTMGSLIPKGVKWIKSAVAAFEPENDAVILDGCRVVKYDRLVVCPGLKLDWKKVQGLEETLGRNGVTSNYRYDLAPYTWQLVQEMNKGRAVFTQPSMPIKCAGAPQKAMYLSGDAWGRKGVLNNIDIQFMSAGGVLFGVKDYVPALMKYVEKYDATLNFFHNLVAVDGPAKKATFKVANPDTDPAEVTVDFDMMHVCPPQVAPDFIRVSPLADAAGWVDVDQATLRHKRFENIWSLGDVMNAPNAKTAAAARKQAPTVAENIAADIAGRSAVAQYDGYGSCPLTVERGKVVLAEFGYGGALKPSFPAWILDGTKPTRAAWFLKEKMLPPIYWRAMLKGKEWLAKPEQVKATAK; encoded by the coding sequence ATGAATCTGAAAAGGATATCGCCCAAGGTGTCCGTCAGCCCGCAAATCTCGGCCGACGACATGCCATTGCTCGAGGCCGAAGGTTTCCGCGCGATCATTTGCAATCGCCCGGATGGTGAAGTGGCGGACCAGCCAAGCTTCGCGGACATCGAAGCGGCGGCGAAGGCCCATGGCATAGAGGCCCGCTATGTCCCGGTGCAAAGTGGCGTGGTCACGGACGACGACGTGAGCGCCTTCGGTGAGGAGCTTAGGAGCCTGCCACGCCCGCTCTTGGCCTATTGCCGCACGGGCACACGGTCCGTCACGCTTTGGTCGTTCCATGAGGCCAAAAAACGGCCGATTTCGGAAATTCTCGCCGCGACCAAGGCGGCAGGTTTCGACATAAACGGTGTTGCCCGACGGATCGCGAACGGAGGAAAAACACCCGCTGATACGGGCGACGCCAAGTTCGATGTCGTGATTGTCGGCGCCGGTGCCGGGGGTATCTCGGTTGCGGCCAGCCTGCAATCCCGCAAGCCGGATCTGTCGATCGCGGTGATTGATCCGGCGGACATCCACTACTATCAGCCCGGCTGGACAATGGTCGGTAGCGGGATCTTCGAGGCGCAGCAGACCGCCAAGACGATGGGATCGCTTATCCCCAAAGGCGTGAAATGGATCAAATCCGCCGTCGCGGCATTCGAGCCCGAAAACGATGCCGTAATTCTCGATGGATGTCGCGTGGTGAAATACGACCGTCTCGTCGTTTGCCCCGGACTGAAGCTTGATTGGAAGAAGGTCCAAGGTCTCGAGGAGACCCTTGGCCGCAACGGTGTAACATCGAACTACCGCTACGATCTTGCGCCCTACACCTGGCAACTGGTGCAGGAGATGAACAAAGGCCGGGCAGTCTTCACCCAGCCCTCCATGCCTATAAAATGCGCCGGCGCACCGCAAAAGGCGATGTACTTGTCTGGTGACGCCTGGGGCCGCAAAGGCGTGCTCAACAACATCGACATACAGTTCATGAGCGCCGGCGGTGTCTTGTTCGGTGTCAAGGACTACGTCCCTGCGCTGATGAAATACGTCGAGAAATACGATGCAACTTTGAACTTCTTCCACAATCTCGTTGCGGTCGATGGCCCGGCCAAAAAGGCGACCTTCAAGGTTGCCAATCCCGACACCGATCCGGCAGAAGTCACAGTCGATTTTGACATGATGCATGTCTGCCCGCCGCAGGTAGCGCCCGACTTCATTCGGGTCTCGCCGCTCGCCGATGCGGCGGGATGGGTCGATGTCGATCAGGCTACCTTGCGCCACAAGCGTTTCGAAAACATCTGGTCACTGGGCGACGTAATGAACGCCCCCAATGCCAAGACAGCCGCTGCGGCGCGGAAGCAGGCGCCCACTGTGGCCGAAAACATCGCGGCCGACATTGCCGGTCGATCGGCCGTGGCTCAATATGACGGGTACGGGTCCTGTCCGTTGACAGTCGAGCGTGGCAAGGTGGTCCTGGCCGAATTCGGCTATGGCGGTGCGCTGAAGCCCTCGTTCCCAGCCTGGATTCTGGACGGAACAAAACCAACCCGCGCAGCGTGGTTCCTGAAGGAAAAGATGCTTCCGCCAATCTATTGGCGGGCCATGTTGAAGGGCAAGGAATGGCTGGCAAAGCCCGAACAGGTAAAGGCCACGGCAAAGTGA
- a CDS encoding MBL fold metallo-hydrolase has product MTQHLVNMDVQPDVQAFFDTATNTISYIVKDPSSDACAIVDSVMDIDYAAGRITYDHANELIRQIETQGLNLEWIIETHVHADHLSAAPYLQQKLGGKIGIGSKILVVQNTFGKIFNEGTEFQRDGSQFDRLFEDGDTYTVGNMQAFAMHTPGHTPACMVHVMGNAAFVGDTLFMPDGGSARADFPGGDAGALYDSIQKVMALPAAMRLFMCHDYAPNGRDIAWESTVGEEKANNIHVGGGRSKEEFIKFRTERDAQLAMPKLIIPSLQINMRAGEVPTDRDGIPMLKVPVNRL; this is encoded by the coding sequence ATGACACAACACCTCGTGAATATGGACGTTCAGCCGGACGTTCAGGCCTTTTTCGATACGGCGACAAACACCATAAGCTATATCGTAAAGGACCCAAGCTCTGACGCCTGCGCCATTGTCGATAGCGTCATGGACATCGACTACGCCGCCGGCCGGATTACTTACGATCACGCCAACGAGTTGATACGTCAGATCGAGACGCAGGGCCTGAACCTGGAGTGGATCATCGAGACCCATGTCCACGCCGACCATCTATCGGCCGCGCCCTACCTCCAGCAGAAGCTCGGAGGAAAGATCGGCATCGGATCAAAAATATTGGTGGTGCAGAACACCTTCGGCAAGATCTTCAACGAGGGAACCGAGTTCCAGCGGGATGGATCACAGTTCGACCGTCTTTTCGAGGACGGTGACACCTATACGGTGGGCAACATGCAAGCGTTCGCCATGCACACGCCCGGCCACACCCCAGCATGCATGGTGCACGTCATGGGCAATGCGGCCTTCGTCGGCGACACGCTCTTCATGCCGGATGGCGGTTCCGCGCGCGCGGACTTCCCAGGCGGCGATGCAGGTGCGCTCTACGATTCGATCCAGAAGGTGATGGCGCTGCCCGCCGCAATGCGGCTCTTCATGTGCCACGATTACGCCCCCAACGGCCGCGACATCGCCTGGGAGAGCACGGTAGGCGAAGAAAAGGCCAACAATATCCATGTCGGCGGCGGAAGGTCCAAGGAGGAGTTCATCAAGTTCCGCACCGAACGCGATGCGCAACTCGCCATGCCCAAACTCATCATCCCATCGCTCCAAATCAACATGCGGGCGGGTGAGGTGCCGACCGACAGGGACGGCATCCCGATGCTGAAAGTACCGGTCAACCGCCTCTAG
- a CDS encoding DUF2892 domain-containing protein codes for MTTNVGIIDRILRAVFGAGLLYIAFLSSLPLVETPFATYGAALIGIVLLATSALKMCPLYSILGIKTCRTC; via the coding sequence ATGACAACCAACGTTGGAATCATCGATCGGATTCTGCGCGCAGTTTTTGGCGCAGGATTGCTGTATATTGCCTTTCTCAGCAGCCTGCCGCTGGTCGAAACGCCGTTCGCCACGTACGGCGCAGCGTTGATTGGCATCGTGCTGCTGGCGACATCGGCCCTGAAGATGTGTCCCCTTTATTCGATCCTCGGCATCAAGACCTGCCGTACGTGCTGA
- a CDS encoding Crp/Fnr family transcriptional regulator: protein MNIGDWTERFEGTKALPRAVRDRLLQVAQVRRYGEGHEVFGPENVPDSLLFLFEGTIRVSQTSDNGRDIVLYRVDAGESCVLTTACMLAEEAYNAEGIAETPITVVALPRTAFDRIVGEEPAFRSFVFAAYSRRLIDLLRVVDDVAFGRIDVRLADRLLALAGGDKEILATHQNIASELGTAREVISRVLHDFQKRGMISQSRKRITLIDKPALRALANSD, encoded by the coding sequence ATGAACATTGGAGACTGGACCGAACGGTTTGAGGGAACAAAAGCATTGCCGCGTGCGGTTCGGGACCGGCTGCTTCAAGTCGCACAGGTAAGGCGCTACGGTGAAGGCCACGAAGTCTTCGGACCGGAGAACGTGCCCGATAGCTTGCTATTCCTTTTTGAAGGCACGATTCGTGTATCCCAGACATCCGATAACGGGCGGGATATCGTCCTCTACCGGGTCGACGCCGGCGAAAGTTGCGTTCTGACCACGGCGTGCATGCTGGCCGAGGAGGCTTATAACGCAGAGGGTATCGCCGAGACCCCTATTACGGTCGTGGCGCTGCCGCGAACGGCCTTTGACAGAATCGTAGGCGAAGAGCCTGCATTTAGGTCCTTCGTCTTTGCAGCCTATTCCCGCCGTTTGATCGATCTTCTTCGTGTGGTGGACGATGTTGCATTCGGGCGCATCGACGTGCGTCTTGCCGATCGTCTGCTGGCGCTGGCCGGCGGCGACAAGGAGATTCTGGCGACACACCAGAACATTGCCAGCGAACTCGGAACTGCGCGTGAAGTGATCTCGCGTGTTCTACACGACTTCCAGAAGCGCGGGATGATCTCACAATCCCGTAAACGGATCACGCTGATCGACAAGCCGGCCCTTCGAGCGCTGGCTAATAGCGACTGA
- a CDS encoding peroxiredoxin — MTLLLGDIVPDFSADTTTGPISFHDWIGDDWAFFFSHPADFTPVCTTEMGRTAQLADEFAKRGVKPIGLSTDTVGEHLKWIEDVNDTQNTTLRFPIVADPDLEISKLYEMIHPAESQTAAVRSVFIIDSDKKLRLTMTYPMSVGRNFDEILRVIDALQAGDRHGIATPADWRPGSEVIIPPSIPDDEARTLFPQGWTTHRPYLRTTRVGG, encoded by the coding sequence ATGACACTGCTTCTGGGGGACATCGTTCCCGATTTCAGCGCCGACACCACAACCGGCCCGATTTCGTTCCACGACTGGATCGGAGATGACTGGGCTTTCTTCTTCAGTCACCCGGCGGACTTCACACCCGTCTGCACCACCGAGATGGGTCGAACCGCGCAGCTTGCCGACGAATTCGCCAAGCGCGGCGTCAAACCGATTGGCTTGAGCACCGACACGGTCGGTGAACATCTCAAATGGATCGAAGACGTTAACGATACCCAGAATACGACGCTGCGCTTCCCCATCGTCGCCGACCCCGATCTCGAAATCTCAAAGCTCTACGAAATGATCCACCCGGCGGAATCGCAAACAGCAGCGGTGCGGTCCGTGTTCATTATCGACAGCGACAAGAAGCTGCGCCTGACGATGACATACCCGATGAGTGTCGGCCGGAACTTTGACGAGATTCTGCGCGTTATCGACGCGCTGCAGGCCGGAGACAGGCACGGCATCGCCACACCCGCCGACTGGCGCCCGGGCAGCGAGGTCATCATCCCGCCCTCCATCCCCGATGACGAGGCAAGGACCCTCTTCCCCCAGGGCTGGACTACGCACCGTCCCTACCTGCGCACGACCCGCGTGGGCGGTTGA
- a CDS encoding IclR family transcriptional regulator → MKSVETALGVLSLFKDADGPLGVMDVSARMGLGKGHASRILAALRSAGYLRQDPVSRKYRVDLEAFAVGERYIADNPMTRQALPVMRTCSTETGHSVYLSVRHGGRCRHILAFEGPHFQDTQWRVGIPLALHATASGKLLLAIAPDDERAALLDGADLERFTPDTITDTGALQIELDAIRARGWSSALGETVVGLAACAVPVYGDRQAVLAALGIVAPADLLPDDELRKCITILRDRATRLSFSMGAKAYPYGAC, encoded by the coding sequence ATGAAATCAGTCGAGACTGCACTGGGTGTCTTGTCCTTGTTCAAGGATGCTGATGGTCCGCTTGGCGTCATGGATGTCTCCGCACGCATGGGTTTAGGCAAAGGTCATGCCTCACGGATACTCGCGGCGCTGAGATCGGCCGGCTATCTGCGCCAGGACCCGGTCAGCCGGAAATATCGTGTGGATCTGGAAGCCTTTGCGGTCGGCGAGCGGTATATCGCGGACAACCCGATGACGCGTCAGGCGCTGCCGGTGATGCGGACCTGTTCGACCGAGACCGGCCATTCAGTGTATCTGAGCGTTCGTCACGGGGGCCGATGCCGCCACATTCTGGCGTTCGAGGGGCCGCATTTCCAGGACACGCAGTGGCGTGTCGGTATTCCGTTGGCCCTGCATGCGACCGCGTCGGGCAAGTTGCTTCTCGCCATCGCGCCGGACGACGAACGCGCGGCGCTGCTCGACGGTGCCGACCTCGAACGGTTCACGCCGGACACCATCACCGATACGGGAGCGTTGCAAATCGAACTGGACGCTATTCGTGCGCGCGGATGGTCGAGCGCCCTTGGTGAAACCGTGGTCGGACTCGCGGCCTGCGCGGTGCCGGTTTATGGCGACAGGCAGGCGGTGCTCGCGGCGCTGGGCATCGTTGCCCCCGCGGATCTTCTGCCGGACGACGAATTGCGCAAATGCATCACCATCCTGCGTGACCGCGCCACGCGGCTGTCGTTCTCGATGGGCGCGAAGGCCTATCCGTACGGCGCGTGTTGA
- a CDS encoding cyclase family protein, whose translation MPQLIDLSREIHHRMPTFPTHSPVAIAPWGTHSEIKQAEDVTFTSASMMLTMGDHAGTHVDAPAHFDADPDAMTVEKMPLELFYASAICLDFSHLPLKSDITVAELEKAERASGEKIGAGDIVLLSTVFNAQVTPGSPAFYADFCGLTEESATWLGEKKITAFGVEAISPGRPGRNNYRVHQVCRDLGFTHIEGLVNLDRLVGKGRFRFIGFPLKIRGGTGSPIRAVAVLEE comes from the coding sequence ATGCCGCAATTGATCGACCTTTCCCGTGAAATTCACCACCGGATGCCGACCTTTCCGACCCACTCGCCGGTCGCGATCGCACCGTGGGGCACTCATTCGGAAATCAAGCAGGCCGAGGATGTGACGTTCACGTCTGCGTCCATGATGCTGACCATGGGCGATCACGCCGGGACCCATGTCGACGCGCCGGCGCATTTCGATGCCGATCCCGATGCCATGACCGTGGAAAAGATGCCGCTGGAGTTGTTCTATGCCTCCGCCATCTGCCTGGACTTCTCGCATCTGCCGCTGAAGAGCGACATCACCGTGGCGGAACTGGAAAAGGCCGAACGGGCCAGCGGCGAGAAAATCGGCGCCGGCGACATCGTTCTTCTGAGCACCGTCTTCAATGCCCAGGTCACGCCCGGATCGCCGGCCTTCTACGCCGATTTCTGCGGCCTGACCGAAGAAAGCGCCACCTGGCTGGGCGAAAAGAAGATCACGGCGTTCGGCGTGGAAGCGATCAGCCCCGGACGGCCCGGGCGCAACAACTATCGCGTTCATCAGGTTTGCCGCGATCTCGGGTTCACTCATATCGAGGGGCTGGTCAATCTGGACCGGCTGGTCGGCAAAGGCCGCTTCCGGTTCATCGGCTTTCCATTGAAAATCCGTGGCGGCACGGGCAGCCCGATACGGGCCGTCGCTGTCCTCGAAGAATGA
- a CDS encoding ABC transporter substrate-binding protein, whose protein sequence is MRLKTSAFALLAAALAPIGAAHADDMDEVTFQTDWIASGEHAAYYGAWEKGIFADHGIDVTVIRGYGSGDTVTKVASGSADFGIADVGAVLTGRARQDVPATVISTLYTHSPHSLFVLESSGITDFSDLEGRRIGITPGNSHRVYFPHIAEMSGTDPDTIRWVNMDGGAMATQLIAGNIDAAPFYSMHHYYQNKAAEGEGETINVLPFVETGFAIYAAGLITSDSMIEENPDLVERMTAAVHDAWNWAHENPEEACELHIERIPEVAMDDCMGSLTATLDFVFNDHTDEVGVGTLDEERLMSTWEAVAEAEELDMDWDPRQAFDMSFLPEE, encoded by the coding sequence ATGAGACTCAAGACATCCGCTTTCGCCTTGCTGGCGGCCGCCCTTGCACCGATCGGCGCCGCCCATGCCGACGACATGGACGAGGTCACGTTCCAGACCGACTGGATCGCATCGGGCGAGCACGCCGCCTATTACGGCGCCTGGGAAAAAGGCATCTTCGCCGATCACGGCATCGACGTCACCGTCATCCGCGGTTACGGTTCGGGCGATACCGTGACCAAGGTCGCTTCGGGCAGCGCCGATTTCGGAATTGCCGATGTCGGTGCGGTTCTGACCGGACGCGCGCGCCAGGACGTCCCGGCGACGGTCATCTCGACCCTCTACACCCACTCGCCTCATTCGCTGTTCGTTCTGGAAAGCTCGGGCATTACCGACTTTTCCGATCTGGAAGGGCGCCGGATCGGCATCACCCCGGGCAACAGTCACCGGGTCTATTTCCCGCACATCGCTGAAATGTCCGGCACCGACCCCGACACCATCCGCTGGGTGAACATGGACGGCGGCGCCATGGCGACGCAACTTATCGCCGGCAACATCGATGCCGCTCCCTTCTATTCCATGCACCACTATTATCAGAACAAGGCCGCCGAGGGCGAAGGTGAGACCATCAACGTTCTGCCCTTCGTGGAGACCGGTTTTGCGATCTATGCCGCCGGCCTGATCACGTCGGACTCGATGATCGAGGAAAACCCGGATCTGGTCGAGCGGATGACCGCCGCCGTGCACGACGCCTGGAACTGGGCCCACGAGAACCCGGAAGAGGCGTGCGAACTGCACATCGAACGGATTCCCGAAGTGGCGATGGACGATTGCATGGGCTCGCTGACGGCGACGCTGGACTTCGTCTTCAACGACCACACGGACGAAGTCGGCGTCGGCACCCTCGACGAGGAACGGCTGATGTCGACATGGGAAGCCGTCGCCGAAGCCGAGGAACTGGACATGGATTGGGATCCGCGCCAGGCCTTCGACATGTCCTTCCTGCCCGAAGAGTGA
- a CDS encoding ABC transporter ATP-binding protein: protein MITIEQVSKTFSSRDGTAVVALEDISLEIGRDRFVCLVGASGCGKSTLLRLVAGLTMPTSGQIRIDETPVVEPRSDTGIVFQSPTLLPWATILDNVLFPSRMMNVCTPEAVDRAHRLIDMVGLTDFKGKHPRELSGGMQQRAGICRALVHNPDILLMDEPFGALDALTREELTLELLRIWNDQPKTILFVTHSISEAVFLADQVLVMSPRPGRVADVIDVDLPRPRTFDMESHDEFQRSTRRIRNLIFGDRDR, encoded by the coding sequence ATGATCACCATCGAGCAAGTCTCGAAGACATTTTCCTCGCGCGACGGCACGGCCGTCGTCGCGTTGGAAGACATCTCGCTGGAGATCGGCCGCGATCGGTTCGTCTGCCTGGTCGGTGCCTCCGGATGCGGAAAGTCCACCCTGCTCCGGCTCGTGGCCGGGCTGACCATGCCGACCAGCGGCCAGATCCGGATCGACGAGACGCCGGTGGTGGAGCCGCGATCGGATACCGGGATCGTGTTCCAGTCGCCCACGCTTTTGCCGTGGGCGACGATCCTGGACAATGTGCTGTTTCCGTCGCGGATGATGAATGTCTGCACGCCCGAGGCGGTTGACCGGGCGCACCGGCTGATCGACATGGTCGGGCTGACGGACTTCAAGGGCAAGCATCCGCGCGAGCTGTCCGGCGGCATGCAGCAACGCGCCGGCATCTGCCGGGCGCTCGTCCACAACCCCGACATCCTGCTGATGGACGAGCCGTTCGGCGCCCTCGATGCCCTGACGCGCGAGGAACTGACGCTGGAACTTCTGCGCATCTGGAACGACCAGCCGAAGACGATCCTGTTCGTTACCCATTCCATCTCCGAAGCCGTCTTTCTGGCCGATCAGGTGCTTGTGATGTCGCCGCGCCCCGGCCGGGTGGCGGATGTAATCGATGTCGATCTGCCACGCCCGCGCACGTTTGATATGGAGTCGCATGATGAGTTCCAACGATCGACCCGACGAATCCGCAATCTCATCTTCGGCGATCGCGATCGTTAA